A DNA window from Anastrepha ludens isolate Willacy chromosome 6, idAnaLude1.1, whole genome shotgun sequence contains the following coding sequences:
- the LOC128865907 gene encoding SAGA-associated factor 29 produces the protein MPLTAENAALQIQDRLKDLQRLIHQIDEERRRSEANVNSILRAQQSNFPPQKLKTLYKTGLQDASHEEMTIRGALEKIQEIRNIRNERRVAARNAGNKEAIRRGALMKMVQISAQTLPLFVSKPGEKVPPLCGATPAESNYIAKVGDNVAALVKGVEDDENWILAEVVQFLHRQNKYDVIDIDEEQKDRHVLSKRKIIPLPLMRANPETDGHALFPKETVVMALYPQTTCFYKAIIHRLPQTATEDYLVLFEDSSCTNGYADPLPVAQRYVIAYKPTKKSGGGGSGSVSSA, from the exons ATGCCATTAACAGCTGAAAACGCGGCATTGCAAATTCAG GACCGTTTAAAAGATTTGCAAAGACTCATACATCAAATTGATGAAGAACGCAGGCGCTCTGAGGCAAACGTGAACAGTATACTGCGGGCACAGCAGTCGAACTTTCcgccacaaaaattaaaaaccctgTATAAAACAGGTCTGCAAGATGCTTCTCACGAGGAAATGACTATACGTGGAGCtttagaaaaaatacaagaaatccGCAATATTCGAAACGAAAGACGTGTTGCTGCCCGTAATGCTGGTAACAAAGAAGCAATACGTCGTGGCGCACTAATGAAAATGGTTCAAATTTCTGCGCAAACTTTACCTCTCTTTGTAAGTAAGCCTGGTGAGAAAGTTCCGCCATTATGTGGTGCTACTCCAGCTGAGAGCAATTATATCGCAAAAGTTGGGGATAACGTCGCAGCCTTAGTGAAAGGTGTGGAAGATGACGAAAACTGGATTTTGGCGGAGGTGGTACAATTTTTACATCGCCAAAACAAGTATGATGTCATAGATATTGATGAAGAACAAAAGGATCGACATGTACTAAGCAAGCGAAAGATTATACCACTGCCGTTAATGCGAGCTAACCCGGAAACCGATGGGCATGCGCTATTTCCAAAAGAAACTGTTG tgatGGCACTTTATCCTCAGACGACTTGCTTTTACAAAGCTATAATTCATCGTTTACCGCAAACTGCCACAGAAGATTATTTGGTCCTATTTGAAGATTCTTCCTGTACGAATGGTTATGCTGATCCATTACCAGTTGCACAGCGATATGTTATTGCATACAAACCTACAAAGAAGAGTGGTGGTGGTGGAAGCGGTAGTGTTTCTTCAGCTTAA
- the LOC128865908 gene encoding mRNA turnover protein 4 homolog, with product MPRSKRDKKISLTKTDRKGLAWKQKIIDDIRHCVEKYPNIFLFQVQNMRNNLLKDLRQEWKSNSRFFFGKNRIMQIGLGRSKAEEIKVDLHKLSKRLTGQVGLLFTEKPKQEVLEWAEQYWAVEYARSGFKATETVVLPAGPLEEFAHSIEPHLRSLGMPTKLQKGIVTLYSDYTVCEEGKVLTPEQARILKLVAKPMAKFQLTMKCSWTEDTGFELHVEDDLDDDDHKTDSGQGDEVEDEEMEQEEDEDDEE from the exons ATGCCACGTTCCAAGAGAGACAAAAAAA TTTCGCTGACCAAAACGGATCGGAAGGGCCTAGcatggaaacaaaaaattattgatgatATACGTCATTGTGTTGAGAAATACCCCAATATCTTCCTTTTTCAAGTGCAAAATATGCGTAATAATCTATTGAAGGATCTGCGGCAAGAATGGAAGTCTAATTCGCGGTTTTTCTTTGGTAAAAATCGTATCATGCAAATCGGATTAGGACGTAGCAAAGCAGAGGAAATTAAAGTAGACCTGCACAAG CTTTCTAAGCGCTTGACAGGACAAGTAGGTCTACTATTCACGGAAAAGCCGAAACAAGAAGTTCTTGAATGGGCAGAACAATATTGGGCTGTGGAATATGCACGCAGTGGTTTCAAAGCAACAGAAACAGTAGTGTTGCCAGCAGGTCCCCTCGAAGAATTCGCACATTCCATAGAACCACATTTACGATCCCTCGGTATGCCAACAAAACTTCAAAAAGGTATTGTAACACTGTACAGTGATTATACCGTGTGCGAGGAAGGAAAAGTTTTAACACCAGAACAGGCGCGAATTTTAAAGTTAGTTGCAAAACCCATGGCGAAATTTCAGCTTACAATGAAGTGCTCTTGGACCGAAGATACTGGTTTCGAATTGCACGTTGAGGATGATTTAGATGACGACGATCACAAAACTGACAGTGGGCAAGGCGATGAGGTAGaagatgaagaaatggagcaaGAAGAAGACGAGGACGATGAGGAGTAG